CATGGAGGGCAGCCTCCACGACAATTTCTTTATGGGCATTACTCGGGGCGTTAATATCAATGAGATCAATATCGTTACGTTTCACTAGATCACGCCAATCCGTAACACTTTCGGTCCAGCCGTACTGGCGGGCAGCTGCCTGAACCCCCTGCTCGTTGCGTCCACAGATAACGGACATCTCTGGCTGCAGCGGGGCATCTGGGAAGAACATGGGTAGACTTCGGTAAGCGTTGCTGTGAGCCTTGCCCATAAATTTGTAGCCAACCATTCCGATACGAAGACGATTAGACATGTCGTGATCCTCCTTATGGGTCTGAGTTTCAACGAATTTTTGACGAATGGTGTTATTGACGAATGGATGACGCCCTGATAATCAGTTCTGTGGATAGGAGTTCTCTTATTGAGTCGCACCCGGTTAGTTCCAGAGCCGGAATGAGATGCTGAGAATCGGGTATAAGCTTCGAGGCTGCAAGCTCCCCCATCTCATAAAAAGGTACGCGGACACTGCTTAGCGGCGGAACAGCCATCTCAGCCGCATCCGAATCGTCATAGCCTACAAACGCCGGAAACCGGTCAGCTGCCAGTCCGCGCTCACGGAGACCCTGCATTACCCCAAGAGCCATCCGGTCGTTCGCCGCAAATACAGCATCAATATCATTCAATTGGTCTGCGATTGTAGCTGAGGCATCGAGTCCGCTCCGACGGCTATAGTTACCTTCCAGAAGCAGTTCGTGGTCATATTCAATCCCAGCGTCCTGAAGCGCGGTACGATAACCCTTCATTCGCTCAGTACTATTGGAATAGATATCCGGACCGTTGAGAAAGGCAATCCGCTTGTATCCCTGCTCGATGAGGTGACTTACAGCCGCCCGGCTGCCTTCTACATGGTCTGCATCCACTTCACAGAACGATTGCCCTTCAAAATGGTGATTCATGACGCAGAACGGACGTCCTTCTTCCTGAAGCCTCTTTAGAGCTTCCACCTCATCGTGGTCATCCCTGGCTCCAAGGATGATACAGGTATCGATCCTTTGCTGACGGAAAAGACTACTGTAATCAATCCGTTCCCCCGGCTTCCGGAACAATAGAAGCAGATCAAGTCCGCTGTCTCTAGCCTTGTTTCCGATACCGCTCAGCATCTCAGAGAAAAAATAGGCTGAGAACAAGTGCGCCTTCGGGACATAAGGCATAACCACACCAAGATGGCCACTCTTCCTTCGGGCAAAGTTACGGGCCAGCGCACTGGGAACATATCCAAGCTGATTGGCTGCGTCCAGAACCCTTCTTCGCGTATCCTCTTTGATAGGACCTACCGCATTCAAGACCCGGGATACTGTCGCTTCAGACACGCCGGAAAGTTCGGCTACTTCCTTGCGCGAAACAATATTACCCACCTCCAAATCATTTTATGTACGCGCGTACATTTTCTCATGCAGTCCTACCTCTGTCAATCCCAAAAAGCGTACCCCATAGATGGATAAGCTCTTTTCGTTACTAAAAGAACGTGGTCTCGTGGTTCCTACTGGCAAACAGTCAAAACACCTGATCATATACAAGATACAAAATGATTCTTTAAGGCTTGAGCATGCTGATCATTCCTACTCCTATCATCAGTACTGTAATTCCCGCAAGTATACCTATCCATTCCTGAGGACTCTT
The Paenibacillus peoriae DNA segment above includes these coding regions:
- a CDS encoding LacI family DNA-binding transcriptional regulator yields the protein MEVGNIVSRKEVAELSGVSEATVSRVLNAVGPIKEDTRRRVLDAANQLGYVPSALARNFARRKSGHLGVVMPYVPKAHLFSAYFFSEMLSGIGNKARDSGLDLLLLFRKPGERIDYSSLFRQQRIDTCIILGARDDHDEVEALKRLQEEGRPFCVMNHHFEGQSFCEVDADHVEGSRAAVSHLIEQGYKRIAFLNGPDIYSNSTERMKGYRTALQDAGIEYDHELLLEGNYSRRSGLDASATIADQLNDIDAVFAANDRMALGVMQGLRERGLAADRFPAFVGYDDSDAAEMAVPPLSSVRVPFYEMGELAASKLIPDSQHLIPALELTGCDSIRELLSTELIIRASSIRQ